From Erigeron canadensis isolate Cc75 chromosome 8, C_canadensis_v1, whole genome shotgun sequence, one genomic window encodes:
- the LOC122610559 gene encoding L-type lectin-domain containing receptor kinase S.6-like, whose translation MKFKNLIFLFIFFITPISSSSSNFTLFGTAHINKTTISLTQNPNPNCNSNPPLNTGRIFSKNPVRVLDSGFNSTTTLSFSTHFSFTIIPHCLPGEGLAFVITSDSVSLPYSVNCIGLPKDLNPNSNSLDEFSTSNSYGFFAVEFDTSYDQNFGDINDNHVGIDLDSIFSIASVDLVTNGVDLRNGGKVINSWIEYNSSKKVVQVWVGYDRVRPVSPILVAPVDLSKKFNGFMYVGFSGSSGKGSDSYMINSWEFKMFGSESGFQNFDVEAVGLNDCLICFPEGLVQENGPAPKTGQGLRSDHHSGKKVLSLVLKLLVYNLGLLLVIGVGVVIFFVLRKARNRGQNGPEEAPARMPTYHEDTNTMPKRFKFSEIRSATKGFNRNLIIGEGVSAIVYKTDINIAVKRFKTGSYGSQFASEFVTIVGSLRHKNLMKLQGWCCEKNELILVYEYMPNGSLVKMLHNPENDLSFKSRLNILLGVSSALVYLHEECERPIIHRNVKSCNIMLDSNYMPKLGDFGMAELYEHGSRTHDLTVSARCMGYLAPEYVYSGVPTVKTDVYSFGVVVLEVASGRPAVDKYGAVVTDWVWDLWEEKKLVAAADGNLMGRFNRVEMEKVLSVGLICVHPNYRMRPTMKDVMKMLKGEMAVKLPAVKPTVMIQSVTTERSPEMVLRSGGDDSITIWGTPASHFSK comes from the coding sequence atgaaatttaaaaacCTCATATttctcttcatcttcttcatcacacccatttcttcttcttcatcaaatttcACTCTTTTTGGCACAGCCCATATCAACAAAACCACCATCTCCCTGACCCAAAACCCGAACCCAAACTGCAACTCAAACCCACCGTTAAACACAGGCAGGATCTTCTCCAAGAACCCGGTTCGGGTTCTTGATTCCGGTTTCAACTCAACCACCACCCTTTCTTTCTCCACACATTTTTCTTTCACCATTATCCCACATTGTCTCCCTGGTGAAGGACTTGCATTCGTTATAACGTCGGATTCGGTTTCTTTACCTTACTCTGTTAACTGTATTGGGTTACCAAAAGATTTGAACCCGAATTCGAATTCACTTGATGAGTTTAGTACTTCTAATTCTTATGGGTTTTTCGCGGTTGAGTTTGATACTAGTTATGATCAGAATTTTGGTGATATTAATGATAATCATGTTGGGATTGATTTAGATTCGATATTTTCGATTGCTTCTGTTGATTTGGTTACTAATGGAGTTGATTTGAGAAATGGCGGGAAAGTTATTAATTCTTGGATTGAATATAATAGTTCAAAAAAAGTTGTTCAAGTTTGGGTTGGGTATGACAGAGTTAGGCCCGTTAGCCCGATTCTTGTGGCGCCCGTTGATCTTTCGAAGAAATTTAATGGCTTTATGTATGTTGGGTTTTCGGGTTCTAGTGGGAAAGGGTCGGATAGTTATATGATTAATAGTTGGGAGTTTAAGATGTTTGGGTCAGAATCCGGGTTTCAGAATTTTGATGTTGAAGCTGTTGGGTTGAATgattgtttgatttgttttcCTGAgggtttagttcaagaaaatgGGCCCGCACCCAAAACGGGTCAGGGTTTAAGAAGTGATCACCATTCTGGTAAAAAGGTTCTTAGTTTGGTTCTTAAATTGTTGGTCTATAATCTGGGTCTGCTTCTTGTGATTGGGGTTGGTGTAGTgatcttttttgttttaagaaaaGCCCGGAACCGTGGTCAAAATGGGCCAGAAGAAGCCCCAGCCCGAATGCCTACATATCATGAGGACACAAACACAATGCCCAAAAGATTCAAATTTTCAGAAATTAGATCAGCAACAAAAGGGTTCAATCGGAATCTGATCATAGGTGAAGGGGTGTCAGCGATCGTGTACAAAACTGATATAAATATCGCTGTGAAAAGGTTTAAAACGGGCTCATATGGTAGCCAATTTGCTAGTGAGTTTGTAACAATCGTGGGTTCATTACGACACAAGAATCTAATGAAGCTTCAAGGATGGTGTTGTGAAAAAAACGAGTTAATCCTTGTTTATGAGTACATGCCAAATGGGTCACTTGTCAAAATGCTTCACAACCCTGAGAATGATTTGAGTTTCAAGTCACGGTTAAACATTCTACTAGGCGTTTCTTCTGCTCTCGTGTACTTACATGAAGAATGTGAACGGCCCATCATTCATAGAAACGTAAAAAGTTGTAACATAATGTTGGATTCGAACTACATGCCAAAATTAGGGGATTTTGGCATGGCTGAGCTATATGAACATGGTTCACGTACACATGATTTAACTGTGTCTGCGCGTTGTATGGGGTACTTAGCACCTGAGTATGTGTATTCGGGTGTTCCAACTGTGAAAACTGATGTATACAGCTTTGGAGTGGTGGTGTTGGAGGTGGCATCTGGGCGACCTGCTGTGGATAAATACGGTGCCGTGGTAACAGACTGGGTGTGGGACTTATGGGAGGAAAAAAAATTGGTGGCTGCAGCTGATGGCAATTTGATGGGCAGGTTTAACAGGGTTGAAATGGAAAAGGTGTTAAGTGTAGGCTTGATTTGTGTTCATCCAAATTATCGAATGAGGCCGACTATGAAAGATGTCATGAAGATGTTGAAAGGTGAAATGGCAGTCAAGTTGCCGGCTGTTAAACCGACAGTGATGATTCAGTCAGTTACAACAGAAAGATCTCCGGAAATGGTGCTGAGGAGTGGCGGGGATGATAGCATAACCATATGGGGGACTCCAGCATCTCATTTTAGCAAGTAG